GAAATGACACACAGGCTGCTTCTTATGTAGATTAAATTTATTGCAACTCtagaaaaaaacaatacaatccCATGGAATATAAcatgtataaaatataaaataaatatgatcTTTAACAAACAACTGTGGGGAGGAAATGTCCCAGGTAGTGCATGTAatacaaaaagtgacatcatttTTTGTTGTCAGCCTGTGAAGTGTGAAGTAAGATATGTCGTGGTGTGTTGAGGTGTAGTCGGGACATCAGAGCTTCAGAATTAAGTCAATTGTCGGACATGAAACTGGCTTTCAGCGTGTCTGACCATATCCCGGAGCGCCACAAAACCAGACAGTGCCTGGATCATtcaggaaagaaaacatgaaataaaagcatttcagtGAAATCAAATGGCAATCACTAAATGAAGAAATCTAGAAAACATGCACAATATGACATAGAGTGCTCATACTGAAATTGCTAGAACTGAAACagttttgaaaatgaatgataCCACACCTGTGTGAGTATGAATATGGCGAGGACAATGTGAACGCCCCTCTCCAGGGGCTGAATGAGAATGGCTTCATTGAACAGCTGAAACATGATGAGTGGAAACTGCAGCAGGATGGTCAGCAGCCAAAATCCAGCCAACTCCGGGACCTGCCACAAAGCAAACATTACAGGAATTACAATCTGAGTGTTCATCTATTCTACATCAACTGTATCTCATCTATATGAACtatatctgtgtttgtggaagAGATGCACCACCTTTTCTTGAATGTTCCCAGTATAACCGAGAAAGACTCTAATGGCCTCGATCAGAGTCATCAGGATGAGAACGGCGACAAGGATGAACTTGTAGTAGTCTGGCAAGGCAGGATACTGGCAGAAATGACAGTCACAACAATGCATTTAACTAAACTGAAGTCACGTGAATGTGATTCATTCAAATGGGCTTTTATAGAATTCAAACCTGACAATTATGCTCAGCTCCGGTCtcactttttgtctttgtgccttACCTTGAGGTGCAGCATTACAGTTTCACTGATCCACCACAAGGGGAAGAACCACATGTTAAAGTACAGAGACATCTGGAGGGAGAGGCTGGACAGGACCCGCTTGTCtgaaagcaaaaagcaaaacaaaaacacagctgaacatACGTGGGCTGGATAAATAACTCACTTTTGGATAAAGCTATTGTAAAACGATAATTGAGGCAAACATAGCCCAACCGCTCCAAGTCTCGCTGGTTAGCTGAGTTAACATCGA
This sequence is a window from Chaetodon trifascialis isolate fChaTrf1 chromosome 10, fChaTrf1.hap1, whole genome shotgun sequence. Protein-coding genes within it:
- the tmem17 gene encoding transmembrane protein 17B, whose product is MDLPDTIRKRLDYFSRSVLFDQGQIESVTKENDAFLPHDKRVLSSLSLQMSLYFNMWFFPLWWISETVMLHLKYPALPDYYKFILVAVLILMTLIEAIRVFLGYTGNIQEKVPELAGFWLLTILLQFPLIMFQLFNEAILIQPLERGVHIVLAIFILTQALSGFVALRDMVRHAESQFHVRQLT